The genomic stretch attcgtGAGATATAAATAATCTGTATTATAATATtacttgtaaataaattaaatataaatatcatattattctTACTCGtgaatatcaattattaattaaaattaaaatttagtttatattatattaaattaaatttaaattaatttatattttattaaattaaatttaattaaaattaaattttaatttatatttaatttagtttataattttatttaaattttattttaaaaatttatatcatatgtttttttaaacatcagtaaatatttatggatatcaaaaattttaaaatatccactaataatttttaaacaagtattttgaaggtgaattttgtttttagtgGGTGCGAGTAATACTAATTAAATACTAATTGAGACGTGTGTGAACATGTATCGATAAATAATATATGGAAGAGTGATAATAAGatgggaaaaaggaaaaacagtaGAGCATAGTTTGCAAAGTTACCATGAAAGTGTCACCAATGTTTACGACGAAGGCTTCAGATCGAGGGCGAACAGCACGCCATTTGTTATCAGCAAAAACTTCTAAGCCTCCAACTTGGTCTTGATGAAGAATAGTGAGTGATGTTGGATCAGTGTGAGGGCCAGTTCCTAATGTGAGGTTCGCACTGCTGCAAGGTGGATAATAGTTGCACCTCATTATTGAGTCTCCATCTTCAAAAAATCTTCGATAATGCAAACCATCCACTCCCAAACTAATTCCCAAAAGCTCCATTATTACTGAACTCAACTCCTTCATTGCTTCGCAGTACTCTTGATACACCCTCCTATGGCAAAaatcacacaaacacaaaaatccaTGTTATTTAAGGAACCTGTTCATTTCTGTTTCTCTTTTGGCTACTTAATTTCATGATTGTTCTGCTTCATTACCATTCATAATTGTGGCACATCAACCAACTTGTCTCCTTGCTCAAACTTGCCAACACAGGACATAGTTGGGTCCTCATAAACTCTATTTTCATTAAGatgaatatgatatatatattaaaagtttgattGATAACgacacattatttttaaaatacttacaaaAATATAGTTGATTTGCAGATGTTGTCTGTTTCGTAACACGTGGCCTGCCGGTGTTGTCAAGGATAATTTTCACTGAGTAGTTGTAATAATTCTCtttgtttattctttcataGATAAATTTGTTCAAGAGGGTCAAGCAACAAGCTAATGTAACAACCAACTTTGTCATATAGTGAAGGAGAAACATTCACATCATACTCTGCCATGTGTTCTTGTTATTACATAAAATTTGTTCAAGATTATCAGTTTTTGTGCGCCTCATATTTACTTGTTTAATAAACTTTAACTCATGACAGAACAATTACTTGTTCCTTTTACAGAACAGGTAATAAGTACGTAAAAGCACACGTCAAAGAATGTTCTCGAGAATGTATATTTGTTGAAAGCAAATTACAAATGTTAtgattttattgtattaaaatttaaatgtggttttgaaaataaatatatgatataggAGAAATAAAACATCTCCCCATCATGTATAATAAAACACAATGTTATGCttaatgtgtttatttttttgttttttcatagtTATGCAATTGTAAGTAAAATTTTGTACTGATGAAATTGAATGTGGATGATCTTACCCTGTGTGTCGAAGGTCCTGGCCTAAGACAGAGTCAAAGTAGTCAACAATCTGGGAATTGGAGAAGCCTTGGTGATGGAAGAGGAAAGAAAATGTCTCTTTCCATGGTAATTTGGAGGTGTAACGATCTGCATGAGCCCCAGAGTAACCAGAGACTGCACCAGGTTTTCTCTGAGCAGTGAGTTTTTTGGTGACAGGAAGCTTGAAAATGGTGTCAATTCCATGGTAAGCAGCATCTATGAGATCTGGGTTCACACCATGGTTGATAACTTGGAAGAAGCCATGCTTTAAGCAGGCATTTCTTACAAGCTCTGCAGCATTGGCAATTGCTTTCTCATCACCATTTTTCATGACTCCCAAATCCACAAGGGGTTCCTTCAATTCTTCTTGTGTGGCCTTAACCAAATCCCCAGAAGGCCAAAAGAACTCTTTTGGCATTTCCCCTTTCGTTTCTTGAAAATTTGAGTCAAAACCCAACACTCCATTCTCTTCTTTCGACTGATCTTGTGGCTGTGATGCAGGGTAGAGAACTAAAGTGGTGGAAGCACTTAGTTCCATTAGGTGAAGAGACATGTTTGCATACCTCAAATGCTAAGGTGCTctctatttatatttgtataactAACTTGGAGGGAAGAATCCATACCATAGATACGTGGGGACATAaagaaactaaatattattattttttacaccCAACAAATTTTTACACACATTTTATCTccattattttacttttctatttttctttttttgtatataaaaaattatctttctaagaaattatatgtaataatgaaaatttaagagaaaaaaaacatcaaagcATGGAATTATGTCTAGATTACTAATTGAACTGTAAAATGTTATACTTGACTTTTCTTGGTTTGGAAGACCCATGTTTTGGTGTAAATGAATTTTCTTaactatttattgttttatatcaattttagatgtttattaaacttataaatttttgaCCATTTTTACTAACTATTTGTAAGAGTTGACAGAATCACACGTGAATTAggaaaaatatctaaatatatcTTGTGACTTATGACAGAAAAATGACATTCATGCATTTTATTTCAccgaattaaaaaattaaataaaatctatacaaatcaagtaaaaataaaataatctaattcgAGAGCAGTTAGGCATACTTATCGAAATAATTCACAACCTTATTATAGCAAATCAATTTcgttataaaatttataactaaATACTGCTAGtgataactaatttttaatatttttcatatattaaaaactattacaaaaattgtaaaacctctattgaatttttttcttcgataaagatataagataatttaatatatatttagaaatcaACAATATAAAGTTGCAATCTCCTTAATTAAGTTGGGCTAAAGCTAGAACAGTTGTTATGAAGATGGTTGAAATTGTGAAACGGTGTAGAATTTGGTAGGGGAAAGGATTACAACTCTCGACCATGGTGATATAAGATGGAAGGTAGTGGTGTTTGATGATGCTTAAAGAGAGGTTAGACCAACTTTATGAAGAAGATGACTAGAAAAGATAATTTGGGATGCTCTAGTCTTGGGTGAACTTATTAGTGCAagaacgctgtttaacgtcaccctaTAAATGTCGGTTATTGGGTCCACTGACGTAATTTGATGACCGGTGGTAAGTTCGTAAATAAGTCgggcatatagacgtcggggccagATCTACCCGATGACTAAaacactatagacgtcggggacCTCCCACAAAGACGTCTAAAGGTCTGTTAGTTAGGTGAATAGTCGCGATATAGACGTCAGATAAGGACACTGCGACGTTTATAGTCTAGTTTACACATCGAGATGACAACAATGGACGTCTATAGGTCTTAGAGGTTGGTGAACAGTTGTGACATAGATGTCAGGGTGGCACCAACAAACGTCTCTAACATGACAGGTAGTTGAGTGTCATTAATGTTCTacgacatagacgtcggtgccccctcctaactgacgtctatagcctgacagttaggtgaaaccGTAATAATTATTCTgtaatatagacgtcggctaccAGCCAACAGATGTCTATAGGAATGTAGAGTTCGATTAGACGTCAGGGGTACATAgacctgacgtctataatccgcggcaatattaatatttaaatcataaagacgtcaaattagtgagaggaccgacgtctataacattatagacgtctgGCGCCTAggcgaaccgacgtctatagtaacTTATACTTCAGAGCGCGAACCCGCGAGCAGTTAccactattcatcgtcttcttcgtcGAGCTTTTCTCCGTCGCGACATTACATTGGAggttcattttctttattttggaccgtttaaatttagttttgctccgattgaattagtctttgatgaaaaatctttcctttgaactgattaaaattagatttggtTGCGTTTTGTTGCAGTTTCTAATGTCTTGTTGGGTTGAGTTTTGGACTTTTTTTGGCCTGCTTTTCTGACCTTTAATTGGGCGTGCACAACTTCATTCCCCTCAATTGGTTATATATAATCTGCTAAAAAGGTTAGCTTGTTTgttgaaaacttaatttgtttggatattattggcttttgtgtatgcatgttgaCATTAGTGAATTTGCCTTTTATTGGctttttttgtatgatttcatattgacttttaggtatgcatgtgtttgcaGATTGTTAATATATGCATGTGATtaagtttagttgtgttattataattggcatgcATTAGTATCAAATCACTGAGTGAAACTTAGTTgccgtttgaaatttaacacaaacgattaatcttttaatcgtttgtattaaattttggattgtccgattggacagtttgagaaaattatttttaataaatttgctataacatgtatGTTGGAGTTTATGCATAAGACTGATGAAATTTCGGatcattatttgtgttgttctccatatgcatatttgattgtggtcatccTTGACTACTTTCATTTCGTGTATTTCAGAGACCAATGCAAATTTCTGCCGAAATTTTACCAGAATTATGAGGTAGACTTCTTTGCACATGTCTTAGCAATTTatgaaaagtaatttttctGAATGTGTAGGGTCTAACCTTATGAgagttaaaaattgaaactgatgaagtatgttacgaacatagtatggatcgaagctggatgaatgcacgtcgcatctctaaagaatatgagaagggtgtttcagtgttcttgcaatatgttaaagaaaatgcaaaggaTCAATAGAAATATACTAagatttaagagtatttggtaTCCCCTCCCATATGCCactatatatcacattcaatgatgtatccGAGATCATTGCGGGAGacaagatgttgaatatttccattattcaactatggtgcatgtaagatagttaattttgtctaccataatacttttatttacatTACTACTTTGTAACAACTTAACTatgttgttataggtacatggacacagtcattgtagaccaaggCCGGTCTTCCATTTatggatttgttgaacctcagaccattcaacGTTCTGGTAACAAAgttgaaacaaaacaaaattatttgcaaacatggatggctgagtcaaacaAAGATATATACCTTGttccatacattgatgggtatgttgttttatgtaaaaggtaattaaagtttacttaattagtttactaactatttatgatgttccaaagAGGGCTCACTGGAAATTTTTGATCCTCATTCCCAAAAAATGTACAGTTGTATTGTTATGTTCGctgcaaaggaagatgaaaaatgacttgagaaACATTCTTCAAGGGTAAGTCTTTCGCCAAAAATTACTTTGAAATTCGTGTTggccttaattttttatgatttcatacttatattaatattagtttatgtttcaatgtaaatagagtaatgggtacatctcgaggtcagctaaaTCAAGTCCAATATCCAAAGGTTTagtgcatttatagttttaattcatttactatgttattAAATGATCataattcttgactatatttagtttgtagttttagtgtaacaagcagctagattcatgggaatgtgggtactatgtgatgtcttggattaagaccatcattcgagctggcattacagatgactggaatgaggtaataatcatgcttactttgaaaacagcacaaatcaataattttctttgaacATATATGAAACCATAATGAATATTTCTTAATTCTGCAGCGCTTCAACAATTTATCTCCTTTACCCAAAGACACCATAAAGTAGCTAAGGTAGGAGTAgacaacttatcttctgcaaAATTGGAACTAGGAAGActtatttttcttgttcaacattacttaggtttagtttaagtttataatttcatattttttatctttggtGGAATTATAGATGAAacacaaacatttatttattgaaaataattgttctggatcaattttctgattttcaggtgtggttttattggaaaaataacatatttaaaaaaaacactcagaacacgtcggttaatgcaaaactGATGTCTACAAACGTCAATCAGTGCACAAACCGACGTCCAATGAGTTCTAGTTTACAAAACGTTCCAGGGCCTATAGATGTAAACAGTCGaagtctatatagacgtcggtcataTCCTGATCGATGTAATTAACGTCACCCGAATAGACGTCAGTTCCAtatgacgttaaaagcccaaaataaccgacgttaaacagcgtttttccactagtgactTAGATGAGTGGTAGGACTCAAAAGTGGTAGCATAACATTACTTAAATTCAAAGGTGATTTCAAGAGTGAGAGACACCTTTATTTATAGACTAAGagtgtctttgatttatagaaaCAAAACCTAACAACTTAAACTTGGTTAGCTTGGAGAACAAGGTgaaaatcctctccattaggagaaggacatgtggccactatcTATGAGAAACCCTTTCTAATGTGACCATGACACATGACCACTAACACAAAGGTGGGACGCCCTACACTCTTGCTCACTAAGCTACCTTGAAAACTTTGACCCCTTGG from Vigna radiata var. radiata cultivar VC1973A unplaced genomic scaffold, Vradiata_ver6 scaffold_201, whole genome shotgun sequence encodes the following:
- the LOC106754720 gene encoding gibberellin 20 oxidase 1-D, with translation MSLHLMELSASTTLVLYPASQPQDQSKEENGVLGFDSNFQETKGEMPKEFFWPSGDLVKATQEELKEPLVDLGVMKNGDEKAIANAAELVRNACLKHGFFQVINHGVNPDLIDAAYHGIDTIFKLPVTKKLTAQRKPGAVSGYSGAHADRYTSKLPWKETFSFLFHHQGFSNSQIVDYFDSVLGQDLRHTGRVYQEYCEAMKELSSVIMELLGISLGVDGLHYRRFFEDGDSIMRCNYYPPCSSANLTLGTGPHTDPTSLTILHQDQVGGLEVFADNKWRAVRPRSEAFVVNIGDTFMALSNGRYKSCLHRALVNTYRERRSLVYFVCPKEDKVVRPPKFLISKNEERKYPDFTWSSLREFTQKHYRADVATLQSFIQWQSSSNSSNF